A window of the Bacteroides thetaiotaomicron VPI-5482 genome harbors these coding sequences:
- a CDS encoding SusD/RagB family nutrient-binding outer membrane lipoprotein has protein sequence MKKILLYASLATTALFAGCDLNINDDPNYPMNDQVTADLIFPSISASIASAVGGEIYNYAGFFAQYYEQKPESNQYNTLCEYTFTESSQQMDYSYRILFAGALEDAKQVLEKTTNPADRFATTILRAYAFQIMVDNTSDSPYSEALQGNANATPKWDTGETVYKGILGEIDAAEAALDGSGMDVPDLIFNKNIAQWKGFANALRLRMYLRFIDANIDAASYTEKVKTLVQNNEFFTGDVKLDCFLDETDKRNPWYNTNAVGLTGNHCAAYPLVSYLSSTGDPRIAYGISKTDADGKYVGQLPGGKTHMQSILGTDNWKNKNVSAIDYSIGATKPVYFFTQAELQFLIAEVYARFHNDDANAKSAYEAGVTADFAVRGFAGQENTILEGACAWSAASTQADKLNLIYMQKWVSLFYMDHMEAWSEIRRTDCPKLSSYSAAQIQASESVYTPGELVAPWTNGLEAGGLMKRMTYPLSARQQNVNTPAGVPGSTPVWWDIK, from the coding sequence ATGAAAAAAATATTATTATATGCATCATTAGCAACAACAGCATTGTTTGCAGGTTGCGACCTGAACATCAATGACGACCCGAACTACCCGATGAATGATCAGGTGACGGCGGATTTGATATTCCCCTCTATCAGTGCTTCCATTGCTTCGGCGGTAGGCGGAGAAATTTATAATTACGCTGGCTTTTTCGCTCAGTACTATGAACAGAAACCGGAGTCGAATCAGTATAACACTCTATGTGAATATACATTTACCGAATCTTCCCAGCAAATGGATTATTCTTATAGAATCCTGTTTGCAGGAGCTTTGGAAGATGCAAAGCAGGTGCTGGAAAAGACCACAAACCCTGCCGACCGATTCGCTACTACCATACTAAGAGCATATGCCTTTCAGATAATGGTAGATAATACCAGTGACTCACCTTATTCGGAAGCTCTGCAAGGTAATGCCAATGCCACACCTAAGTGGGATACGGGTGAAACAGTATATAAAGGTATATTAGGTGAGATAGATGCGGCAGAAGCTGCTTTGGATGGAAGTGGTATGGATGTGCCGGATTTGATATTCAATAAAAATATCGCTCAATGGAAAGGTTTTGCCAATGCTCTTCGCCTCCGTATGTATCTGCGTTTCATTGATGCCAACATAGATGCGGCTTCGTATACAGAGAAAGTGAAGACCTTAGTACAAAACAACGAATTCTTTACCGGTGACGTGAAATTGGATTGTTTCTTGGATGAAACAGACAAACGGAATCCATGGTATAATACGAATGCGGTCGGCTTGACCGGTAATCATTGTGCTGCCTATCCGTTAGTATCTTATTTAAGCAGCACGGGAGACCCTCGAATCGCTTATGGTATTAGTAAAACAGATGCGGATGGAAAGTATGTCGGTCAACTTCCCGGAGGAAAAACACATATGCAAAGCATTCTGGGTACTGACAACTGGAAAAACAAAAACGTAAGTGCGATTGATTACTCTATCGGAGCCACAAAACCTGTCTATTTCTTTACTCAGGCTGAATTACAATTCCTGATAGCTGAGGTATATGCTCGTTTTCACAATGATGATGCGAATGCAAAGAGTGCTTATGAAGCAGGTGTAACTGCAGACTTTGCCGTTCGTGGATTTGCAGGTCAAGAGAATACCATTTTGGAAGGAGCGTGTGCATGGTCTGCTGCTTCTACACAGGCAGACAAGTTAAACTTGATATATATGCAGAAATGGGTATCTCTTTTCTACATGGATCATATGGAAGCATGGAGTGAGATTCGTCGTACAGATTGTCCGAAACTGTCTTCTTATTCAGCAGCACAGATACAGGCTAGTGAGTCAGTATACACTCCGGGAGAGTTAGTTGCTCCATGGACTAATGGTCTGGAAGCGGGTGGACTGATGAAACGTATGACTTATCCATTAAGCGCACGTCAGCAAAATGTGAATACTCCTGCAGGGGTACCGGGAAGTACTCCGGTTTGGTGGGATATCAAATAG